The Lathyrus oleraceus cultivar Zhongwan6 chromosome 5, CAAS_Psat_ZW6_1.0, whole genome shotgun sequence genome includes the window TATTGCAATTAGTTATGCATTAGCAGCTAGACTAGCCAATATTATGGATTCTTGTCTTCATAGATACTTTTATTTTTATGGTTCTGATCAAAGAGTTTGGGCTTGTATAAAGGAATTAGGAGTACCTCTTACCCGAGAAAGCGGATTCCATCAGGTATACATACACATTAATTACGCTATAAAGTTTTCTTTATCGGTAAGAAACTTACTGTTTTTATGATCTTTTTGTTTCAGTTTGACGTTCAAGGGAATCCATATGGTATTTTAGCGGCGCACCCTTTGGCGCCACTTGTGTCAATTCATCACCTTGATCAATTGAAGTCTATGTTTCCGAACcaaactcaaatgagttcatTGAGAAAGCTCATCAGTGCATACCAGCTTGACCCTGCGAGGATAGTACAGCAAAGTATTTGTTATGATCATAGCCGAAAATGGTCAATATCTATTTCGTGGGGCTACACAATACAAATCTATTCACTGTTGGTGAGTGCAGCAGATTTGCAGATGCCTTTGCAGACGTTTAAAACATGGAGAAGTTGGAGCGATGGTCCTTTCACGTTTAATACTCGATGGTTGAACCCTGATGTATGCGGGCAGCCGTCTATATTTTTCCTGGATCGGGTTAAAAAGGTGGGTGCCGGAAGTCTAATGACCTATAAGAGATCTGTTGACCAGGAAGCAAAGAAGTGCAAGAGAGAAGATGGAGAAGTTCGGAGAATTAAAGTTTCTGCCTTGAGGCTAGATTCAGAATATTGGAACAATGTACtatcctctctctctctctcaaataGTCTCACAAGCGTTTACGTCAATAGATAAGATCAATATAAACACTCTCAAAATCAAAACATAAACATCATAAGATTTTGAAATTCTTATTCATTAAGACTAATATGCTTGAATATTAGTGAAAATTCTATAGGATTGGAGTTTAAGTATGGATTTTAATTTGATAATTTGATTTGACTGTTTTATATCAGGTACCGCGTAGGCATTGCTGCCAATTTATGGATGGTGGAAGCATAAAGGATGGCATTGTGCATATCAGAATTCGGAAGTGCAGACCTCAAGAAACAATATCTACTTAGTAATCCTTTGTTTTTGTTGGTCGGTATAGATTAATATAAAAGTTGAGGGAGTTTTGTAAGATTGGTCACTAAAATTTTCACCTGTGTACATATATAATTGTCAAAATGATTATATAATCTCAACTTTTTGATAAATATCTCGGGAAGTTTTACACTTGTATGTACTGAAGTAGATAGTATAGAAACATGTACTGTTTTTCTCCTCACTTCCATATTCTTGCTTTTCTCTTCATTCATTTAGGCATGTGTTTTAAAACTATGATCAAGCTTGTATGTGCTCAATTAGTAATGATTTGTGAACATATTGTTTAATGGTGGAATGCATGTAGTCTCCGTTTCTCTAATTTTTCTTATCACGTTATGAATGCATTTGAAGCTTGTGAGGCCCAACGGTACATATTACACTCATATTACAGTCACTTTCTCTTTATCTTCATCCCTCTTATCGTTTACTTCACTCACTTTCAAATGGATTTATTCTGATTTTGACTGCATAGGACATGAAGATATAATGAGAAACCTTAATTGAATGCTAGGATTATAACTGTTTGATCACAATAGATAGAATATGAAAGATCTACTCTTTCTTGGCTGTTATATGGTGTGTGAGCTTGGAGTACTTAATTGATTTAAGAGGAAATGCAAATAGGTATCTACTAAATACATCACAAAGGCACAAATCCAAAAACATCGCATTAACGTGTCAGGGTTTATCACACTCGGCAAAGATATGAATGCCTGCAAAATTAAGCTGCCATACCCCTGCAGTAGAGAGAATTCAGGTTCTGTACAAAATAGGTTTGGAAACTAAGGGTTAACTATCCCTGGCGCAGCCCTGTGGGTAGAAATGGAGCCCAATATTTCCTGCTAGAGAACTGAAATCTTTCTGAAGCTGTAGTAAGTATATTAATCAAAGTTACAGGAACAGGTGTTAGGATTTGAATCAGGAAACTGAAAAATGCTACACTTGTTTTATTTCAATATGAACTCCTTTATATACATATACAGAGATGTCTCATATCAGGTAGTACTCTCACGGTTACAGCACAATTAACTAAACAAACTAAAAAACCTGATTCAACTAACTTTTAACAACAAGAAGCTTCTATTGAAGGCAGGATAAAGTGGAGATGCCAGACAGACAGGTGAAAATATGATTTTTGTTACAACACAGTTAATTATTTAACAATAAACTAACAAACCTGATTTAAGTGACTCTTAAGAGCAAACTTCTATGAAAGCGGTAAAAGTGGAAATGCCAGACCGTAAATGAAGATGTGATTTTAGATTTTAGACAGACTTAAAAATCTTCGCCTGAGAATTCTTGTAATACATCTGCATCTACCATTAGCAAACCAAAAGTAACAAGTGAATATGATTCACAGTATTTTGAATAATCAGTATTTTAACTTCAGGGATCGGTGTGTATTGAGTATGAGCAGAAAAACCCATTCAAATGGAAACAACATTGAATCTGATTAACCAACAAAACCAGTATCTCCAAGGCTTGTATTTTCACTTGAAGGAACAGAAACCTTTTCTTCAGGTGACAAACCTCCTGCTGATTCACCCTGTTTGTGCTGCAAATGTTCAGAATCCTGCTCAGGGAATACCTCGAGTTGCAATGAAAGTGAAATGTTGTTCACATGAAGCCAAGTTAATTCCCAAAGACTATCACCACCCAATGCACTCCTCTGGGCCAGTATACCTCTCATTTTCATAGAAAGCAAAGAGTTTTTTAGTAGGTCGGGCACTGTTTCTTGAAGCTTCTCACTTCTTTTCCCCCTAACTTTCACCTTCATATATTTTTCCATTCTGGTCAATACACCTAACCATAGCTTGCAGAAGGTTGTTAATTGTGATAAAACAGAGAGTGATTGAAGAAAAACTTTGGACAGGAGCTTCACTGCTAAGATAAGGGTTCCCTCCATATTGCGGTAGTCCTTCTGAGAGTGTCCCTGTGAAATCTCAAGAAGATCATCAAGCACGGTGAAGATCACAAGATCGAAACAGTCTAGCCACTTACCATATGGGAGATAAATGTCATCTGCTCCTGTCAAGCACTTCTGCAAAGATAATAAAGCATGATTTCTAACCTCCTC containing:
- the LOC127083852 gene encoding uncharacterized protein LOC127083852, with translation MMIPDRLETCHEPLRITRLTFIPEKLGDLVSMAIKIGILTCLIGSIALAIQSTFAKPDRWFPLPEHLHIIQNDSIVEIDTEATNISHIVFGIAGSSNTWHSRSNYGKLWWNPNTCRGYVWLDKRPKNLKLDDKLIPYKISKGWAKFKHTHSASAVRIARIVYESFRLGLPNVRWFVMGDDDTVFFPENLVTVLGKYDHNQLYYIGGNSESVEQDVMHSFDMAFGGGGIAISYALAARLANIMDSCLHRYFYFYGSDQRVWACIKELGVPLTRESGFHQFDVQGNPYGILAAHPLAPLVSIHHLDQLKSMFPNQTQMSSLRKLISAYQLDPARIVQQSICYDHSRKWSISISWGYTIQIYSLLVSAADLQMPLQTFKTWRSWSDGPFTFNTRWLNPDVCGQPSIFFLDRVKKVGAGSLMTYKRSVDQEAKKCKREDGEVRRIKVSALRLDSEYWNNVPRRHCCQFMDGGSIKDGIVHIRIRKCRPQETIST